TTCAGGCAGGGGGAGGAGGTCGCGCCGCAGGAGTGTATCGGGCCATTGGCTGACCGGCATGGCGGCGGTGGGCTCTGAACGTTTCAGGGCCGTGACGGATCCCGCGCGGCGGGTGAAAAACGGAAAAAAATGTGGCGGGCGCGGGATGGCCCATCAAAAAAGCCCCCTTCCGTTGCCGGAAGGAGGCTCCTTTTTCAGTCGGTTGCGGCCTGCGCTCAGAGCGCGGGCACCGCCGGGACGGCAGCCGGCGCCTTGCCCTGCTGGGCCTGCATGCCGAAAATCGCGCTCATCAGGTCGAGCGAGAAGATGTGGGCATAGACCAGCGGGAGAAGGCCGCTCTGGGCCCAGCCGCGCAGCACGTCGCCGCGGATTTCGCGCAGCTTTTCCTGATTGACCATCTGGAAGCCGCGATAGACGAACGGCTGTTCGACGCCCGGCTGCTGGATGGCGACTTCGCCTTCCATGAGCAGGTTGTGCTTCTTGAGTTCGTCGACGAAAGCCTGCGTGCGCTGGCCGGCCTGCTCGAACTGTTCGCAGAACTGGAGCGCCTGCTTGGTGGCTTCGCTGGGCTCGCCATCGGTGAACAGGGCTTCGCCTTCCTCGAATTCGCCGACCAGGCCGCTGGCGGGATCGAAGCACAGCGACAGGTCATCGCTCTGCGGGGTGAGCTTGGCGAGCATGAACGGATAGCGGCGCGCATAGGCGGGCAGGTAGATCGGCTGGTCGATCCGGCCTTCCTCGTTCACGAAGACGTTCACGCCTTCGTTGAGGCCCATCAGCGCGAGCGGAACGGGGTTGTCGCCCGAGGCGAAGATGATCGGGAAATGGCGGGCGGCCTGCGGAAATTCTTCGACCGTGAGGGGAATCGCATGCTGGCCGATCAGCCAGGGCGCCGTCTGGGCCCCGCGCACGCGCCACGTGGCGTGGTCGCGGGTGTTGAGCGGCATGAGATCCTTGTAGAACAGGGGCAGGTTGGCTTGCGGCGCGCTGGCCATGTATTCTCTCCGAAAACGTTTGCGACGCCCGGCGCGCCGCGTTCGACATCGAACGCAACACGGGCGTAAAACCCGGCATAAGCGGTGCGCGGGAGGGTGACAAGCGCAGCGCTGTGCGAGTTCACGTCTTTATCGGGCCCGGATGGGGCCGGGCCGGGCGGGCCCGGCCGGTGTTTCAGACCAGCTTGCCCGGATTCATCAGGCCAAGCGGATCGAGCGCATGCTTGACCGCGCGCAGGATCGCGAGGGCGGCCGGATCGCCCAATCGGTCGAGTTCGTCGCGCTTGAGCTGGCCGATCCCGTGCTCGGCGGAAATCGAGCCGCCCCAGGCTGTTACCATGTCGTGGACCTGACGGCTGATCGCCTTGCCGTCGCCCGCTTCCCAGCTCGCGCGGTCGGCGCCGGGCGGGGCGATGACGTGGAAATGGATGTTGCCATCGCCCAGATGGCCAAAGCAGATCGCCTGCGTGCCGGGCCATTGCGTCTCGAACAGGGGCACGGCCTCCTCGACGAAGGCGGGCATCTTTTCCACCGGCACGCTGATGTCGTGCTGCATGGCCGGGCCGATCGCGCGTTCGGCGGGCGAGATGGTTTCGCGCAGGGTCCAGAAGGCTTCGGCCTGGGTTTCGTTGGGGGCCATCGTCGCATCGGCGATCAGCCCGGTCTCGAAGGCCTCTTCGAGCAGGCGCTGGGCGAGGTCGGGCAGGCGCTCGGCGCCGTCGGCATCGGCGACCAGCTCGATCAGCACATGCCAGGCATGATCCTGTTCGAGCGGTGCGCGGGCGCCGGGCAGATAGGCGCGCACGGCATCGAGGCTGTGCTGGGGCATGACCTCGAAGCCTTCGAGGGCAGGGCCGGTCAGGCGCTGCGCCAGCAAAAGCAGTTCGCGGGCCTTGAACAGGTCTTCGGTGCCCGCCCAGAGCACTTCGCGCGCGGCGATGGCCGGTTCGAGCTTGAGCGTGGCGGCTGTCACGATCCCCATCGTGCCTTCCGAGCCGATCAGCACCTGCTTGAGGTCGAAGCCGCGATTGTCCTTCTTGAGGGGGACGAGCTGGTCGAACACCTGCCCGTCGGGCAGGACCGCCTCAAGACCGAGCACGAGCGCGCGCATCGAGCCATGGCGCAGGACTTGCGTGCCCCCGGCATTGGTGGAGATCAGCCCGCCCACCGTGGCCGAACCCTTGCCGCCCAGCGAGAGCGGAAAGCGCAGGCCCCTGGCGGCGGCGGCTTCGTGCAGGACCTGGAGGATCACCCCGGCTTCGCAGGTCGCGCTGCGGGTGGCGGTGTCGACCGCGCGGATGGCGTTCATCCGGCGCAGCGACAGGATGATCGCGTGGCCGCTCTCGTCGGGCGTGGCCCCGCCCGACATGCCGCTGTTGCCGCCCTGGGGCACGATGGGAATGTGGTGGGCCGCGCACAGGCGCACGAGGGCGGCAACTTCCCCGGTATTGGCCGGCGCGGCCAGGGCAAGGGCCCGGCCCGTGAACCGGCCGCGCCAGTCGGTCAGCCAGGGGGCGACCGTTTCGGGATCGGTGATGAAGCCCTTGGGGCCCAGCAGGGCGGCGGCGGCTTCGAGAAAGGCGGCGCCATCGGCGCCCTGTGCAAGCGTTTCGACCATGGTGCCCGGCTACGCCCGCGCGGGCAACGCGGCAATCGCTTTTTGGAAAGATAATTTCATTGGCAACTTCATCGGCAATTTGCGGGCAATTTGTCTGGCAGGGCGTGCAGGTTAAGCCCATGTTCAACCGCCGGCTGTGAGGAGACGGTGCATAAAAGTCCGCGTCATCTCCGGAATTGGGGGGTGGTGACGGCGGACATGAGGGATCGTTAGTTTCGTTGCCGATGTGATGATGTCTGGTCTTGTCCACCCTTTCGTGGCCACGACGGCGCTGGTTTGTGCTGTCGCAGGGTCTGTTGCGCTTGCACCAGCGCTGCGTGCTGCCGTGCCTGTTGGCGCGGCGGCGGTCGAGGTGCGCGCGCCTTCTGCGCAGCAGGCAGGGGTGCCGCTTGACGCGGCGCCCTGGCGACAGGTCAGGATCGAGCAGCGGCTGATCATCCGCATCACGCCCGGCTTTGGCCGGGACATGCCCCCTCCGCCCCCTCCGCAGATGATGCCGCCGCCCCCGATGCAGGGGCGCCCGCCACACAAGCAGCACGCAGCCACCTGCCTGCCGCTTGGCACGATTGCCTCGATCCAGCCCTCGCGCAGCGACCGGCAGATCATGCTGATCCTGCGCGACCGGCGGCAGGTGCTGGCCGATCTGGAAAAGACCTGTAGCGCGCGCGACTTCTATGTCGGTTTCTACGTCGAGCGGACCGAGGACGGCATGCTGTGCACACGGCGCGATCCGATCCATTCGCGCGCCGGGGCGACCTGCATGATCACCCGTTTGCAGGAAGTCGGCCACTGAATGGTGGCAACAGCCGATTCGTGGGCGCTGACGCGCGGCTTTTCTTGACTTTCCGGCAGTATTCGGCATAGCGGCGCCCTATGTATGTCGGGTCCGTCGATCCGACCGGGAGGGCGTGACGAACAGCTGTTGGCGGTTAGCGCCGCATCGCACAGGTTCAGGTACGTCTCTTTCCTCGTTTTCGGAACATTACCCGCATGAAGTTTGCCGATCTCGGCCTCTCTGATGAATTGCTAAAGTCGGTCACGGATGCCGGCTATGACGAGCCGACTCCGATCCAGGCACAAGCAATTCCCTCTGTCCTGATGATGCGCGACATCATCGGCATCGCCCAGACCGGTACCGGCAAGACCGCCAGTTTCGTTTTGCCGATGATCGACATTCTCGCCCATGGCCGCCGTCGCGCGCTCATGCCGCGTTCGCTGATCCTCGAACCGACCCGCGAACTGGCCGCCCAGGTGGCCGAAAACTTCGAGAAGTACGGCAAGAATCACGACCTCAAGATGGCCCTGCTGATCGGCGGGGTGCAGATGGGTGATCAGGTCAAGGCGCTGTCCGAAGGGGTCGACGTGCTGATCGCGACGCCGGGCCGCCTGATGGACCTGTTCGAACGTGGCAAGATCCTGCTCACGGGCTGCGAACTGCTGGTCATCGACGAAGCGGACCGCATGCTCGACATGGGGTTCATCCCCGACATCGAATCGATTTGCGCCAAGCTGCCCGCCCAGCGCCAGACGCTGCTGTTCTCGGCCACGATGCCGCCGCCGATCAAGAAGCTGTCCGACCGGTTCCTGTCGAACCCCAAGTCGATCGAGGTGGCGCGACCTGCCAGCACCAACATCAACATCGCCCAGTACAAGGTCAAAGTGTCGAGCCGCGCCAAGCGCGAGGCGCTGCGCCACCTGCTGCGCACCGACAACGTGTCGACCGCGATCGTCTTCTGCAATCGCAAGACGACCGTGCGCGATCTGGCCAAGAGCCTCAAGCGCCACGGTTTTGCCGCTGGCGAGATCCATGGCGACATGGACCAGCCCGCGCGCCTTGCCGAACTCCAGAAGTTCAAGGACGGCGTGATCAACATTCTCGTCGCCTCCGACGTGGCCGCACGCGGCCTCGACGTGAAGGGGGTGAGCCATGTGTTCAACTTCGACACGCCCTGGCACCCTGACGACTATGTCCACCGGATCGGCCGTACCGGTCGTGGCGGCGCAACGGGCCGTGCGTTCACGCTCATCAGCCCCGAAGATGCCGAAGCGATCGAGAACGTCGAGAAGCTCACCGGCAGCCCTATCCCCGTGATGACGCTCGACATGGGCGAAGGCGAGGACAAGTCTGCTCCCGAGAAGGCCGGATCGGACAAGACCGGTCGCCGTGGCCGCGAAGAGGGCCGGAAGGAAGAAAGCCGGCGCGAGGACGGACGGCGGAGCCGTGGCGGCAAGTCGGACGGGAGCAGGTCGGATAGGGCCGACCGCAGCGACGCGCGCCGTCAGGAGGCCCCGCAGGATCAGGACGCCCGCGCCGAACGTGCGCCTGCCCGTCGTGAGGAATCCCGCCGTGAGGAGGCCCGTCGTGAGGAACCTCGCCGCGAAGAACAGCGTCGCGATGATTATCGCCGCGATGACCAGCGCCGCGATATGACGCGTCGCGAGGAACCGCGCCGCCGCGACTATCGGGCCGAGCCGCCCAGCGCGCCGGGCGAATGGAACGGGCCGATCCCCGGCTTCCTCCACGTTTCCGCACTCTGATCCGCCCTGAAAGGGGCGATCTGGCTGACGCAAAAAAGGGCGTCCGGGCTTTTGCCCCGGACGCCCTTTTTTGGTTCCGTATCAGGCGCCTTCGACCTGCTCGGCCAGTTCGAGCCAGCGCTCCTCGGCGCTTTCCTTGTCGGCGCGGGCCTTGGCCACGGCTTCGCTGAGCGCGGCGAACTTTTTCGGGTCGCGGGTGTAGAGCGCGGGATCGGCCAGCGCCGCCTCGTCGCGGGCGATGGCCGCGTCGAGGTCCTCGATCTTCTTGGGCAGAAGCTCGTAGTCGCGCTGGTCCTTGTAGGAGAGCTTGGCCTTGCGCGGCGGGGGCGGGGGGGCTGCCACCGGGGCGGTGGCCTTGGGCGCGCCTGCCTTGGGAACACCGGCCAGCCGCGCCTTGCGCTGCTTTTCCCAGTCGGCATAGCCGCCCACCACGATGTCGACCTTGCCCGAGCCGTCCATGCCCAGCGTCAGGTTGACCGTGCGGTCGAGGAAGTCGCGGTCGTGGCTGACGATCAGCACGGTGCCATCGTAGTCGGCGATCACTTCCTGCAACAGGTCGAGCGTTTCGAGGTCGAGGTCGTTGGTCGGTTCGTCGAGGACCAGCAGGTTCGAGGGGCGGGCAAATTCGCGCGCGAGCAGCAGGCGCGAGCGCTCGCCGCCCGAAAGCGTGCCCACGCGCGCTTCCACGAGGCCGGGATCGAACAGGAAGTCCTTGAGATAGCCGTGGATGTGCTTGCGCACGCCGCGCACGTCGATCCAGTCGCCGCCTTCGGCCAGAACATCGCGCACGCGCTTGTCGGGGGCCATCAGGCTGCGCTGCTGGTCGATGGTGACGCCGTTGAGCGTCTGGGCGAGGGTGACGGTGCCTTCGTCGGGCTTGAGTTCACCGGTCAGGATTTTCAGCAGCGTGGTCTTGCCCGCGCCATTGGCGCCGACCAGACCGATGCGGTCGCGGCGCGAGATGCGCAGCGAGAAGTCCTTGATGATCGTGCGATCCCCGAACCGCTTGGTGACGTGTTCGGCCACGATCACCGACTTGGTCTTGGTGTCGTCGCTCGCCAGCGCCAGCTTGGCTGCGCCTTGCGGGCCCGACATCGCGGCGCGTTCGGCGCGCATTTCGTGCAGCTTTTCGAGGCGCCCCATGTTGCGCTTGCGCCGCGCGGTCACCCCGCGGTGGAGCCAGTGTTCCTCGATCTTGAGCTTGGCGTCGAGCTTGTCGGCGGCGCGCGCTTCCTCGGCGTGGACCTGTTCCATCCACGCTTCATAGCCGCCAAAGCCGATTTCGCGGCGGCGCAGGCTGCCACGGTCGAGCCAGAGCGTCGCGCGGGTGAGGCGGGTGAGGAAGGTACGGTCGTGGCTGATCACCACGAAGGCCCCGGTATAGCGTTGCAGCCACTCTTCGAGCCAGTCGATCGCGGCAAGGTCGAGGTGGTTGGTCGGTTCGTCGAGCAGCAGCACGTCGGGTTCTTGCGCGAGGGCGCGGGCCAGTGCTGCGCGGCGGCGTTCGCCGCCCGAGGCGCTCTCGGCCTGACGCGAGAGGTCGATGCCCAACTGGTCGGCGATGGCTTCCACTTCGTGGGCCTCGGGCGCATCGGGGCCATGCAGCGCGAAATCGCGCAAGGTGGCAAAGCCCTTGAAGAACGGGTCCTGTTCGAGGGTGATCACGCGCGTGCCCGGCTGGACCGAACGCTTGCCCTTGTCGGCGTCGATCGTGCCCGCGATGAGCTTGAGCAGGGTGCTCTTGCCCGCGCCGTTGCGCCCGATCAGGGCCAGACGGTCACGCGGGGCGATTTGAATGTCGAGGTCCTGGAAAAGCCAGCCGGTGCCCTGATGCAGGCCCAGCCCTTCCCAGCTCAGGATTGGTGCTGCCATGGGCCGCCGCTTAGCCGTCCGGCCGGGCAAGGTCCACATGAACCTGTTGGAACGGCCTATTCACAGCTTGTTCAATGGCCTTGTTATAGGCACAACCCATCATGATGTTTCGACGCTCTCTTCTGACCGCCACGGGTGCGACGGCGCTGGCCTGCCTTGCCGGAACCTTTCTGGCCGGAACCTTTCTTGCGGGAACCGCGCAGGCACAGGTCCGCAACGAGCAGGACCGCGTGCGCGAGGATCTGGCCGCCGGGCATGTCCGCTCGCTGCGCGAGATCGAGGCGCGCGTCCTGCCCTCGATGCGGGGGATGCAGTATCTGGGGCCGGAATACGATGCCCAGGCGCGGGCCTATCGTCTCAAGTTCATTCGCGAAGGGCGCGTGGTCTTTGTCGATGTGGATGCCCGCACCGGGCAGATCCTGAGCGACTCCCGTTAAGAGCCCGACCCCAAAGTCTTTCGGGTCGGGCTCTAGGCGTTTGAAGGGGGCTCCGGGGCGCATTCCGGGCGGTTTTGCCCGGATTTTCGGGGCCGGGGCCACCCTGTCCGGCGATCTTGTCCGGCGATTGCGGGAACCGTTTCTTGACCGTTCAGGTTGAGAGGGCCATCTAGCCGGCATTGTTCATGTTCGCACTGCGGGCCGGTCAAGGCGGGGAGCCAAGGTACGGGGCAGTGTCGCAAAGGGGCCTATCACGATGCGTATCCTGATCGTCGAGGACGAACCGACCCTCGGGCGTCAGCTCAAGTCCACGCTCGAACAGAACGGCTATGCGGTCGATCTTTCGACCGATGGCGAGGACGGCCATTTCCTAGGCTCGACCGAGGACTATGACGCCGTGATCCTCGACCTCGGCCTGCCCGAGATCGACGGGCTGACCGTGCTGGGCATGTGGCGCAAGGAAGGCCGCACGTTCCCGGTCCTCGTGCTGACCGCGCGCGACAGCTGGTCGGACAAGGTCGCCGGGCTCGACGCCGGCGCCGACGACTATCTGGCCAAGCCGTTCCAGACCGAGGAACTGATCGCCCGCCTGCGCGCGCTGATCCGCCGTGCTTCGGGCAATTCCTCGTCGGAACTGATCGCGGGCGACGTGCGCCTCGATACCCGCTCGGGCCGGGTCACGCTCAATGGCGAGCCGGTCAAGCTGACCGCGCAGGAATACAAGCTCCTGTCCTACCTGCTCCACCACAAGGGCAAGGTGGTGAGCCGCACCGAACTGATCGAACATATCTACGATCAGGATTTCGACCGCGATTCCAACACTATCGAAGTCTTCGTCACGCGTATCCGCAAGAAGCTGGGGGCCGATGTGATCACCACCATCCGCGGGCTTGGCTACAGCCTCGACGACCCGGCGGCGACCCGCGGCTGAGGGCATGAGCCGGGCCGCCCGTCTCCTGTTGCGGATGGGCTACGGACACCACCGCGCCGAAGTGGCCGCCGCCAGTGCCGGTGGCCGCCAGCATACCGGCTCGCTGTCGCGGCGCATGCTGTTGATCGCGTTTGCCTGGGTGTCGTTCCTGCTGGTGGGCGGCGGGCTGGCGCTCGACCATACGCTGACCGGCCTTGTTACCCGCAATTTC
The genomic region above belongs to Novosphingobium sp. IK01 and contains:
- a CDS encoding SapC family protein, with the translated sequence MASAPQANLPLFYKDLMPLNTRDHATWRVRGAQTAPWLIGQHAIPLTVEEFPQAARHFPIIFASGDNPVPLALMGLNEGVNVFVNEEGRIDQPIYLPAYARRYPFMLAKLTPQSDDLSLCFDPASGLVGEFEEGEALFTDGEPSEATKQALQFCEQFEQAGQRTQAFVDELKKHNLLMEGEVAIQQPGVEQPFVYRGFQMVNQEKLREIRGDVLRGWAQSGLLPLVYAHIFSLDLMSAIFGMQAQQGKAPAAVPAVPAL
- a CDS encoding FAD-binding oxidoreductase, producing the protein MVETLAQGADGAAFLEAAAALLGPKGFITDPETVAPWLTDWRGRFTGRALALAAPANTGEVAALVRLCAAHHIPIVPQGGNSGMSGGATPDESGHAIILSLRRMNAIRAVDTATRSATCEAGVILQVLHEAAAARGLRFPLSLGGKGSATVGGLISTNAGGTQVLRHGSMRALVLGLEAVLPDGQVFDQLVPLKKDNRGFDLKQVLIGSEGTMGIVTAATLKLEPAIAAREVLWAGTEDLFKARELLLLAQRLTGPALEGFEVMPQHSLDAVRAYLPGARAPLEQDHAWHVLIELVADADGAERLPDLAQRLLEEAFETGLIADATMAPNETQAEAFWTLRETISPAERAIGPAMQHDISVPVEKMPAFVEEAVPLFETQWPGTQAICFGHLGDGNIHFHVIAPPGADRASWEAGDGKAISRQVHDMVTAWGGSISAEHGIGQLKRDELDRLGDPAALAILRAVKHALDPLGLMNPGKLV
- a CDS encoding DEAD/DEAH box helicase — translated: MKFADLGLSDELLKSVTDAGYDEPTPIQAQAIPSVLMMRDIIGIAQTGTGKTASFVLPMIDILAHGRRRALMPRSLILEPTRELAAQVAENFEKYGKNHDLKMALLIGGVQMGDQVKALSEGVDVLIATPGRLMDLFERGKILLTGCELLVIDEADRMLDMGFIPDIESICAKLPAQRQTLLFSATMPPPIKKLSDRFLSNPKSIEVARPASTNINIAQYKVKVSSRAKREALRHLLRTDNVSTAIVFCNRKTTVRDLAKSLKRHGFAAGEIHGDMDQPARLAELQKFKDGVINILVASDVAARGLDVKGVSHVFNFDTPWHPDDYVHRIGRTGRGGATGRAFTLISPEDAEAIENVEKLTGSPIPVMTLDMGEGEDKSAPEKAGSDKTGRRGREEGRKEESRREDGRRSRGGKSDGSRSDRADRSDARRQEAPQDQDARAERAPARREESRREEARREEPRREEQRRDDYRRDDQRRDMTRREEPRRRDYRAEPPSAPGEWNGPIPGFLHVSAL
- a CDS encoding ABC-F family ATP-binding cassette domain-containing protein, which translates into the protein MAAPILSWEGLGLHQGTGWLFQDLDIQIAPRDRLALIGRNGAGKSTLLKLIAGTIDADKGKRSVQPGTRVITLEQDPFFKGFATLRDFALHGPDAPEAHEVEAIADQLGIDLSRQAESASGGERRRAALARALAQEPDVLLLDEPTNHLDLAAIDWLEEWLQRYTGAFVVISHDRTFLTRLTRATLWLDRGSLRRREIGFGGYEAWMEQVHAEEARAADKLDAKLKIEEHWLHRGVTARRKRNMGRLEKLHEMRAERAAMSGPQGAAKLALASDDTKTKSVIVAEHVTKRFGDRTIIKDFSLRISRRDRIGLVGANGAGKTTLLKILTGELKPDEGTVTLAQTLNGVTIDQQRSLMAPDKRVRDVLAEGGDWIDVRGVRKHIHGYLKDFLFDPGLVEARVGTLSGGERSRLLLAREFARPSNLLVLDEPTNDLDLETLDLLQEVIADYDGTVLIVSHDRDFLDRTVNLTLGMDGSGKVDIVVGGYADWEKQRKARLAGVPKAGAPKATAPVAAPPPPPRKAKLSYKDQRDYELLPKKIEDLDAAIARDEAALADPALYTRDPKKFAALSEAVAKARADKESAEERWLELAEQVEGA
- a CDS encoding PepSY domain-containing protein gives rise to the protein MMFRRSLLTATGATALACLAGTFLAGTFLAGTAQAQVRNEQDRVREDLAAGHVRSLREIEARVLPSMRGMQYLGPEYDAQARAYRLKFIREGRVVFVDVDARTGQILSDSR
- a CDS encoding response regulator transcription factor is translated as MRILIVEDEPTLGRQLKSTLEQNGYAVDLSTDGEDGHFLGSTEDYDAVILDLGLPEIDGLTVLGMWRKEGRTFPVLVLTARDSWSDKVAGLDAGADDYLAKPFQTEELIARLRALIRRASGNSSSELIAGDVRLDTRSGRVTLNGEPVKLTAQEYKLLSYLLHHKGKVVSRTELIEHIYDQDFDRDSNTIEVFVTRIRKKLGADVITTIRGLGYSLDDPAATRG